One stretch of Miscanthus floridulus cultivar M001 chromosome 18, ASM1932011v1, whole genome shotgun sequence DNA includes these proteins:
- the LOC136522645 gene encoding LOW QUALITY PROTEIN: squamosa promoter-binding-like protein 10 (The sequence of the model RefSeq protein was modified relative to this genomic sequence to represent the inferred CDS: inserted 2 bases in 1 codon) — MMSGRLNVATSASPGDDFPFAPMQQQHQQPPPYVGFEHGVAGGGGVQRSAGGVQVQQHHLYDGLDFAAALQFHQEAPHHHHQLLTLPSSLGPMAPPPLPMPMPLQMPGMPGDHVYPALGMVKREGGGGADGAAGRIGLNLGRRTYFSPGDMLAVDRLLMRSRLGGVFGLGFGGAHHQPPRCQAEGCKADLSGAKHYHRRHKVCEYHAKASVVAAGGKQQRFCQQCSRFHVLSEFDEVKRSCRKRLAEHNRRRRKPXTTTASSKDAASPPANKKPNGGSITSSYSTDNKNLSTAKSTMSSNTSRVISCLDQAGNKELARPTLTLGASQDKDHQQQQLSTMLQVQAAGGHHQEQHFITSLQVHNSHNNGGGGNNNYNILSCSSVCSSGALPSANGEVSDQNTTTTNNGNGNGGSSNNMHNLFEVDFM, encoded by the exons ATGATGAGCGGGAGGCTGAACGTGGCCACGTCCGCCTCGCCGGGCGACGACTTCCCCTTCGcgcccatgcagcagcagcatcagCAGCCGCCGCCCTACGTCGGGTTCGAGCACGGcgtggcgggcggcggcggcgtccaacGCAGCGCCGGTGGTGTGCAAGTGCAGCAGCACCACCTCTACGATGGGCTCGACTTCGCCGCGGCGCTGCAGTTCCATCAGGAggcaccccaccaccaccaccagctgcTGACGCTGCCGTCCAGCCTCGgccccatggcgccgccgccgctgcctatGCCGATGCCGCTGCAGATGCCCGGGATGCCCGGCGACCACGTGTACCCGGCGCTGGGGATGGTGAagcgcgagggcggcggcggcgcggacggCGCCGCCGGGAGGATCGGGCTCAACCTCGGCCGCCGCACCTACTTCTCCCCCGGGGACATGCTGGCCGTGGACCGGCTCCTGATGCGGTCCCGCCTCGGCGGCGTGTTCGGGCTCGGCTTCGGCGGCGCGCACCACCAGCCCCCGCGCTGCCAGGCCGAGGGCTGCAAGGCCGACCTCTCCGGCGCCAAGCACTACCACCGCCGCCACAAGGTCTGCGAGTACCACGCCAAGGCCTCCGTCGTcgccgccggcggcaagcagcagCGCTTCTGCCAGCAATGCAGCAG GTTTCACGTGCTGTCGGAGTTCGACGAGGTCAAGAGGAGCTGCCGGAAGCGGCTGGCCGAGCACAACCGCCGCCGCCGGAAGCC GACCACCACCGCGTCATCCAAGGACGCCGCGTCGCCGCCGGCCAACAAGAAGCCCAACGGCGGCTCCATCACAAGCTCTTACTCCACTGACAACAAGA ACCTGAGCACGGCCAAGTCAACCATGTCATCGAACACGAGCAGGGTGATCAGCTGCCTGGACCAGGCCGGCAACAAGGAGCTGGCAAGGCCGACGCTGACCCTCGGCGCGTCGCAGGACAAggaccaccagcagcagcagctgagcACCATGCTCCAGGtccaagcggccggcggccaccACCAGGAGCAACACTTCATAACCTCTCTGCAGGTTCACAACAGCCACAACAATGGCGGCGGCGGTAACAACAACTACAACATCCTGTCGTGCTCCTCCGTGTGCTCCAGCGGCGCGCTGCCGTCGGCCAACGGCGAGGTCTCGGACCAGAACACCACCACTACCAacaacggcaacggcaacggtGGCAGCAGCAACAACATGCATAACCTGTTCGAGGTGGACTTCATGTAG